Proteins encoded within one genomic window of Borrelia parkeri:
- a CDS encoding 16S rRNA (uracil(1498)-N(3))-methyltransferase — MKQIVLDDTCLFDNDIIINDVKIYHYLVDVRRVKIGDTLNVLLRGREVRFAKISSIDNNLIKLSTLKVEMLKKRDFEISIFISSLKGKKLDLSLRQVVEIGVDHINIVNADNSVARIDMDDLEFKSSRFLKLINEALKQSGNTQVPSLNFYKNFFSIPYSSSVNYYVAHKEGVLLGCGDDISAFGNIGILIGPEGCFSKSEIDFFKKLNFKFVRFNTPILRADTAIVYSLAHFKLLLEGNNG; from the coding sequence GTGAAACAAATAGTCTTAGACGATACTTGTTTATTTGATAATGATATCATTATTAATGATGTTAAGATTTATCACTATCTTGTTGATGTAAGAAGAGTTAAGATTGGCGACACGTTAAATGTTCTCTTAAGGGGAAGAGAGGTAAGGTTTGCTAAAATTTCTAGTATAGATAATAATCTTATTAAACTCTCTACTCTTAAGGTAGAAATGCTTAAGAAGCGTGATTTTGAAATAAGTATATTTATATCTAGTCTTAAGGGTAAAAAATTAGATTTAAGTTTAAGACAAGTTGTTGAAATTGGTGTAGATCATATAAATATTGTTAATGCTGATAATTCTGTTGCTAGAATAGACATGGATGATTTGGAATTTAAAAGTTCAAGATTTTTAAAATTAATTAATGAGGCTTTAAAGCAAAGTGGCAATACCCAAGTTCCTAGTCTTAATTTTTACAAAAATTTTTTTAGCATTCCTTATTCTTCATCTGTGAATTATTATGTTGCTCATAAAGAAGGTGTTTTGCTAGGTTGTGGTGATGATATTAGTGCTTTTGGTAATATTGGAATTTTAATAGGTCCTGAGGGTTGTTTTTCAAAATCAGAAATTGATTTCTTTAAAAAGTTAAATTTTAAATTTGTAAGATTTAATACCCCAATTTTAAGAGCAGATACGGCTATTGTTTATTCACTTGCTCATTTTAAATTATTATTAGAGGGTAATAATGGCTAA
- a CDS encoding S41 family peptidase: MKKKCLVFVYFVLALSISSSVIVESIFAQTNPSKGKMSASTYGQMMMDAFNFIKRNYVEPVDDEAIFEGALKGMFKALNDPYSQYLTKEDLVEISKTTEGNYVGIGVSIVKKNVPVKSDSSVFDASYVMIVTAFEEGPAYKAGVKSGDYITDIDGKSTTLMTIEQVGSLLKGKAGTKVKISVLRDKDLKLEFELIREKVDIQTVKHDVINKSVGYIKILSFNPNTNTYFKKAFEKLQAQNIKSLILDLRFNTGGYLQDAIEIADDILAEGLIVSTRARDSKVPVEYKASSSHIVPLDMPIVVLIDKHSASASEVLVGALKDNQRVYVIGEKSYGKGVIQRILPFYTGGFKITNSKYYTPSGNSIHNIGIKPDLEVGEREFSDTEILAYRQILDKKLVEDFLNSRKNKKSITEKEIDAFVDKILKEHSIHNIDKDILGLYVFSQFYQDTHNEMPIYNLHYDKPLRAAYEYLVKGTKN, encoded by the coding sequence ATGAAAAAGAAATGTTTAGTATTTGTATACTTTGTATTAGCCTTAAGTATCAGTTCTTCAGTTATTGTAGAATCTATCTTTGCACAAACGAATCCTTCTAAGGGGAAGATGTCTGCATCCACTTATGGTCAAATGATGATGGATGCTTTTAATTTTATTAAGAGGAATTATGTTGAACCTGTTGATGATGAGGCTATTTTTGAAGGTGCTTTAAAAGGTATGTTTAAAGCATTAAATGATCCTTATTCGCAATATTTGACAAAAGAAGATTTAGTAGAAATTTCAAAGACTACTGAAGGAAATTATGTTGGGATTGGAGTTTCTATTGTTAAGAAAAATGTTCCTGTAAAATCTGATAGTTCTGTTTTTGATGCTTCTTATGTAATGATTGTTACTGCTTTTGAAGAGGGACCTGCTTATAAGGCTGGAGTTAAGTCTGGTGATTACATTACGGATATTGATGGTAAGAGTACTACTTTAATGACAATAGAGCAAGTAGGTAGTCTTTTAAAAGGAAAAGCAGGTACTAAAGTTAAAATTTCTGTTCTAAGAGATAAAGATTTAAAACTTGAATTTGAACTTATTAGAGAAAAAGTAGATATACAGACTGTTAAACATGATGTTATTAATAAAAGTGTTGGGTATATTAAGATATTAAGTTTTAATCCAAATACTAATACGTATTTTAAAAAAGCTTTTGAAAAACTGCAAGCTCAGAACATCAAATCTTTGATTTTAGATCTAAGATTTAATACTGGGGGGTATCTTCAAGATGCAATAGAGATAGCTGATGATATTTTGGCTGAAGGACTTATTGTATCAACAAGGGCAAGAGATTCTAAGGTTCCTGTGGAATACAAGGCTAGTTCTTCACATATAGTGCCTTTGGACATGCCAATTGTTGTTTTGATTGATAAACATTCAGCATCAGCATCGGAGGTTTTAGTTGGAGCTTTAAAAGATAATCAAAGAGTTTATGTTATAGGTGAAAAATCTTATGGTAAAGGAGTAATTCAACGTATATTACCTTTCTATACTGGAGGATTTAAGATTACAAATTCCAAATACTATACTCCTTCTGGTAACAGTATTCATAATATTGGTATTAAGCCTGATTTGGAAGTTGGGGAGAGAGAATTTTCTGATACTGAGATCTTAGCATACAGACAAATTCTTGATAAGAAATTAGTAGAAGATTTTTTAAATAGCAGAAAAAATAAAAAGTCTATTACTGAGAAAGAAATAGATGCTTTTGTGGATAAGATTCTTAAAGAACATTCGATCCATAATATAGATAAGGATATTTTAGGACTTTATGTATTTTCGCAATTTTATCAAGACACACATAATGAAATGCCAATTTATAATTTACATTATGATAAGCCCTTAAGAGCTGCTTATGAATATCTTGTAAAGGGGACTAAAAATTAA
- a CDS encoding P-loop NTPase — protein MIIIPVASGKGGVGKSLFSTNIAICLANEGKKVLLVDLDLGGSNLHSMLNIIPKKSIGTFLKTKIPFKDVIIESGIKNLSFIAGDSDIPELANIAIFQKKKIINNLKTLSYDYLIIDLGAGTTFNTIDFFLISNRGVIITIPTVTATMNAYLFLKNAIFRLISKIFTKETKAYKLISDIKKDSSDLQKIYIPNLLLKIETYDPESYEKFMKKFSQFSPFIIFNMLNKPDDIKKIKRILKSAKDYLNINLQSIGSIYKDELIDKALNHKIPITIYKPTSLTSKSIKKIAKKLIELETIINDVELLSEDDLNESYHFVIQEAQDEYLEKYAYLESLLMNKTIDNNAIIDIIKSQQKEIATLRKQNIMFKKKLFAQLKKD, from the coding sequence TTGATCATCATTCCTGTAGCTAGTGGAAAAGGAGGTGTTGGTAAATCTCTTTTTTCAACAAATATTGCAATTTGTCTTGCAAATGAAGGGAAAAAAGTATTACTTGTCGATCTTGACCTTGGCGGTTCAAATTTACACTCTATGCTAAATATCATACCTAAGAAGAGTATTGGAACTTTTCTTAAAACAAAAATTCCCTTTAAAGACGTAATAATTGAATCAGGAATAAAAAATTTAAGCTTTATTGCAGGAGATTCAGATATTCCTGAACTTGCAAATATAGCCATCTTTCAAAAGAAAAAAATAATAAATAACTTAAAAACCTTAAGCTATGATTACCTAATAATTGACCTTGGTGCTGGCACAACATTTAATACAATAGATTTCTTTCTAATTTCAAATCGAGGAGTAATAATAACGATTCCAACAGTAACAGCAACAATGAATGCTTATTTGTTCTTAAAAAATGCAATCTTTAGGCTTATATCAAAAATATTTACAAAAGAGACAAAAGCATACAAACTAATATCTGACATAAAAAAAGACTCTAGCGATTTACAAAAAATATATATACCTAATCTATTACTCAAAATAGAAACTTATGATCCTGAAAGTTATGAAAAATTTATGAAAAAATTTTCACAGTTTAGCCCTTTCATAATATTTAACATGTTAAACAAACCTGATGACATCAAAAAAATTAAAAGGATACTCAAATCTGCAAAAGACTATTTAAATATAAATTTACAAAGTATAGGTTCAATTTATAAAGATGAGCTTATTGACAAAGCATTAAACCATAAAATACCAATAACTATTTATAAACCAACAAGCTTAACTTCCAAAAGTATTAAAAAAATAGCGAAAAAATTAATTGAACTTGAAACCATAATAAATGATGTAGAACTCTTAAGTGAAGACGATCTAAACGAAAGCTATCATTTTGTAATTCAAGAAGCACAAGATGAATACCTAGAAAAATATGCATATCTTGAATCATTACTAATGAACAAAACAATAGACAATAATGCAATTATTGATATAATAAAATCTCAACAAAAAGAAATTGCAACATTAAGAAAACAAAATATAATGTTTAAAAAAAAATTATTTGCACAATTAAAAAAAGACTAA
- the lgt gene encoding prolipoprotein diacylglyceryl transferase, with product MPNYINYPSWLHPEIIKGIPITWYSLSYIIIIIISYKFIWYQIQTDKLNIEKSDYEKLMFSLVMGAIIGARLTSTLIYDRSGIYYTHPWLIFLPFDRNWNFTGFRGMAIHGGFFGVIIAPIIMINTKLKNTNIKKYFRKITDYGAIAFSSGYILGRFANFANAELYGRPMKGGIIFPNAELFKVSQKGVREFAESIGLEILPHDLFINLPRIPSQLIEGLFEGTVTFLLLWFIFRKIKRYDGFIFGVYIILYGLFRFFIEYLREPDKEIGFVITYKKPESILDFSFLNISIGQIFSLILILSGIIWLSWAKTRSEKPKK from the coding sequence ATGCCGAATTATATAAATTATCCTAGTTGGTTACATCCTGAAATAATTAAAGGTATTCCAATTACATGGTATAGCCTATCTTATATTATCATAATAATAATTTCTTATAAATTCATTTGGTATCAAATACAAACTGATAAACTTAACATAGAAAAAAGTGATTATGAAAAACTAATGTTTTCGCTTGTTATGGGAGCAATAATTGGCGCAAGACTAACATCTACTTTGATTTATGATAGGAGTGGAATTTATTATACACACCCATGGCTCATCTTTCTGCCATTTGACCGAAACTGGAATTTCACAGGTTTTAGAGGAATGGCAATACACGGAGGATTTTTCGGAGTAATTATTGCACCAATAATAATGATAAATACCAAACTCAAAAACACAAATATAAAAAAATACTTCAGAAAGATAACTGATTACGGAGCAATAGCCTTCTCTTCAGGATATATACTTGGAAGATTTGCTAATTTTGCAAATGCAGAGCTTTATGGAAGACCAATGAAAGGCGGTATAATATTTCCCAATGCAGAACTTTTTAAAGTAAGTCAGAAAGGAGTAAGAGAATTTGCAGAATCAATTGGACTGGAAATATTACCTCACGACTTGTTCATTAACCTACCGAGGATTCCATCACAACTTATTGAGGGATTATTTGAGGGAACTGTAACTTTTTTATTACTATGGTTTATTTTTAGGAAAATAAAAAGATATGACGGTTTTATCTTTGGAGTATACATAATTCTTTATGGACTATTTAGATTCTTTATCGAGTACTTAAGAGAACCAGACAAGGAAATAGGATTTGTTATAACTTACAAAAAACCTGAGAGCATATTAGATTTCTCATTTTTAAACATATCAATAGGACAAATATTTTCATTAATTTTAATATTATCTGGAATAATTTGGCTCTCATGGGCCAAAACAAGATCGGAAAAACCAAAGAAATAA